The following nucleotide sequence is from Citrus sinensis cultivar Valencia sweet orange chromosome 6, DVS_A1.0, whole genome shotgun sequence.
GCAAGTgtttaaattgtatttttgtgcttgttcttgcCTTAGTTTTTCTCAGAATTTTCATTAGATAATTGAAGGTAATACATAAACTGTGCCAATTTACAGATTTGGAATGCATTATATTACCACTCTCTTCAAATTGTATTCTAATGGCTGGTTTTATTGATTAACCAAAACCTCgtgtaaaattattgttggGATTATGTTGCTTTGAACATTGGAAATTTGTCCCATTTTTAGTCATTCATTTGTACTGCGAGAATTttacaacataaataattcaataagaaTCAATTATCATTTTGGACATTtttctacatataatttttctaacttGTTATCCTAAGAAGTTATTGAGTATGAGAATTAGTAAATTTGCACTGCTTTATCAAAGCTGGtttctttgaaatattaaattttaatgagaaCTTAACTATAGGAGAGCTAACTGTTTGTATTAAAGTACTTGGTTGAGTTTATCAgaaatattataagataagaaaagaatttttaagACAATAAACTAGGAAAAAGAAGCCTGGATTTCATTCTTTAGGAGCAGGAAATTGAGGCTTAGGGCTagataatttttcctttcaatATGTTTTCACTTTTGTGTATCATAGACATATCTAAATTGTTgctaagttttattttttccacgTTCcctgtttgttttattttattttgttttatttttcccacTCTTTATTCTCAGATCTGAGCAAACCACTTGGCAATTTGTTGCTCATACTCAGTTGTAGCTGTTAGCTATTACTTCATGCTTGGTTGAACTTTTCAGCTCATGCTTATCTCTACTTCATTGGTTTtcccaattcatttttgtttattgcCCATGTTGTCTTACTGTTAAaatgcaatttaaaaaaaaattacgtcAGAAATCAGGAGCTTATCTGATTTTGTTCTGAAATACATCTTCTGCCTTTTGTAACTTGAAATTTAACCTTTTGGTGTATctgaattcttttttcttttcctttgatTTTCAGTTTCCAGATTGCATTTCAAAGCCATTGAATCTCATCCAAAATCTTCCAATGGAGTTTGGAGTTGTACACCCCTTGTTGCCAGCAAAAGAGGTGCCGTGATTGTCAAGGCATCTTCAGACATCGATGGAACAGCTCCAACAGATGGCGGTGAGCCCCCTTCTGATAGCACTAAAGAGGTTGTACCCGTTGACAAACTTCCACTAGAGTCAAAGACGCAGGAAAGACTGGAgcagaaaatgagaatgaaattgGCAAAAAAGATAAGACTTAGGAGAAAGCGACTTGTTCGCAAGCGAAGAATGAGGAAGAAGGGTCGATGGCCACCTTCTAAGATGAAGAAGTTAAAGAATGTATGAACTTTACCTCTAGTTTTCTTGCAGGTTTGGTGCTGACCTTTTGTATGCCTCCAgtcatttcaattatttgtttttgtgaatTCGGACCATGTTATCATGTCAAGGTGTTATGAATACCACAATGGATTAATTGTTCATCAATCTATTCAGAATTGAATAATATATGGTGTAGAATTTCATTTCCTTGTTTCACATGATGGATGCAACGTATACAATTAGTGGTTGAAGTCTTGAAGAATCCATACATCTAGAAATATGCCATTGTAATCTAACTGCGTCTCAGATTTGTCTTAGCTTTTGTTCTCCTATTATAGTTGTTCTCTGCGGTCCAAGGGGGTTATAGGAAATCAAAAGCTACCAGCTAAATTTTCAAGAATctgttattttcattatattaattatattaacattAATCTTAAAACCACTCTTATGATTTGATTCCTCgatcaatttaattcaattgagaaaGGACAACAGCAACTTTTGCAACTTGCTCAAATGGTCTGTCAATAatagaaagataaaagaaGATTACCTCCAATCTGTTTTTCCTATTTAACCACACAGCATAATATACACTTGTCATAAAATAAGCTtcaacattaaattaaaatttctgtACACAAAGAGGGTTCacaaatataaactttaagaaGAAAGGAATCATCTAATAAAGAactatttcctttttccatttttcttcttctgaaTTAGATAGCTgctcaaaaagaagataaCCGAATAGGTTGTTCTGGTATTCCCTCAGTTAGAGATCTCCTCTCAACTAACGGAGGAGGGATGATCACACCAATGTATCGCCTCTTCGGATGTTGTACTTGCAGAGAGGGCAAGTCGCATTTATCCGAAGCCATTTGCTGATGCATCCACAATGAAAATGGTGGTTGCATGGTAATGTATAAAGCTCTGCCCCATCTACAtattgagaaaggcaaatgcAACAATCCTGAAaagtggggaaaaaaaattcaagttaatAATGCTGAGGATGCTGCTGCATTCTTTACTTTGCACATGCCAAATGCAGAACACTTTCAAGAATAAAGATAGTTATCACTTCATGCCAATGGGCATCAGAtacaaaagtaataaaaaacgACATTCAtctaactaaataaaactagcatataatattgtatttaaaaataaaaataaaagattttgatCAATACCACTCTTCAATTTCGACTTATTGAAAGTCAccatgtcaaaaaaaaaaaaaaaaggaaataaggactcatttgttatcaatttcaaaatctattttcttttatatgtgTTCAAAAACAGACATATAACTGCATTCGGTAATGTACTTGGAAAATAGGAATTAAAAGCACAACATCCATTCTCTAAATATTAGTGTTGTTTAGCAAATCTTAAAGATGTTTTGTGacaaaagcttctctaaaagAAGTTTGTTTTCGCCTTGCtttgtattatattacattttgTGTTACAAATAATAGCAGTAGTGAAAGGCAACGTCCAATttgttaaaagtaatttttttttctttcttgatgACTGAATGCATAATTAAAGTAGGCCAGAAAACTCAATAATGGCtgaatgaaaataacaattcAACTTTCATGAGAAATCTGACATTTCAAAACTGAGCGCAGAAGTGTTTATAGATGCTCACAGAATCCTCAGGATGAAGCGCGAGTTCATCAGTAGAGTTACTGTTGCTCATTTCTGTCTCTGTCCCAAAGACATCTTGCTTCTCACTATTATTTGATGCCCTCAAATGACTAGCCAACCGGTATCTATACTTGGGAAGGTTCCTAATATCGTCTGCTGATGCACCTTGTCTAGTTGCTACAGCATAGACAAGGGCTACGATTGGAATGCAACAGAAGATAGCAAAGAAAAAGATACATACCATCCCGATGCAAAAGATTACAAAGGACACATCAAAGGCTAGAAAGACCACAGTTACCCTGCAGATCAGGCACTAGGTTTCATCATTAAAGTTCAATATGTTTTACAAGAATTCAACGCGTgaaaaaactcaaatccatCATTTCTTGATGGTCACAGCCACAAACTTATAGCGTGCCATCCATGCATTACCTCTTCAGATatgatatcaattataattttaaaacttgaaGTTTCACATTACCATCACTGCTTGTCAATGATGCCTGCAGGTCATATGCTGGGAGTCATAATGCAATGCATGATCCAGACCACTGCTAGTTACATCACAGtccataaatttattttcatttccatGGGTTTTATTGTTTAGTATTTATGTGCATGCTCAATTTCTATTTGTAAACACATCTAGCATCTTAAGTAT
It contains:
- the LOC102619812 gene encoding 50S ribosomal protein 5, chloroplastic-like, with the protein product MALLVSYNPFMSIPSPSSLSALSVTACPVSRLHFKAIESHPKSSNGVWSCTPLVASKRGAVIVKASSDIDGTAPTDGGEPPSDSTKEVVPVDKLPLESKTQERLEQKMRMKLAKKIRLRRKRLVRKRRMRKKGRWPPSKMKKLKNV
- the LOC102620088 gene encoding E3 ubiquitin-protein ligase At4g11680; amino-acid sequence: MEEEQEALNIDACEGMDVVFENCGSSSRFFSPIVFLDAIWNMAFVVVSVIVLFSTLKEKPATPLRVWVSGYALQCFLHVGFVFFEYRRKNYCGHRVALVVNGLSPSQTSLSVVKRLGAMNTMISSIWWVIGFYWIVVGGQALVRDSPRLYWVTVVFLAFDVSFVIFCIGMVCIFFFAIFCCIPIVALVYAVATRQGASADDIRNLPKYRYRLASHLRASNNSEKQDVFGTETEMSNSNSTDELALHPEDSDCCICLSQYVDGAELYTLPCNHHFHCGCISKWLRINATCPLCKYNIRRGDTLV